A section of the Solitalea canadensis DSM 3403 genome encodes:
- a CDS encoding nucleotidyltransferase domain-containing protein, with translation MDFHQVHNNKDVLLLQCISGSRAYGLDTPQSDTDIKGVYLLPKNAFFGLAFAEQVASERNDIVYYELRRFFDLLLKNNPNILELLNTPENCILYRHEIMERIKPDLFISKLCNQTFAGYAFSQIKKARSLNKKIFNPMDKARKTVLDFCFVIAGSQTVTLNHWLTEKYYDQRDCALVNISHVQNMYALFHKSQSSELKPFGVFSGENANDVSLSSVPKGLEPLAFLSFNKDGYSVYCKTYKEYWSCVENRNENRYQNTLENGKNYDTKNMMHTFRLLNMAEEIATEQQINVHRKDREFLFRIKTGAFSYEELLKMASEKVQKIEDLFRKSSLPNCPDEGKVNELLVSIRNDLY, from the coding sequence ATGGATTTTCATCAGGTACATAATAACAAAGACGTCCTGTTACTACAATGCATAAGTGGCAGCAGGGCTTATGGTTTGGATACTCCACAATCTGATACAGATATAAAAGGGGTTTATTTGCTACCCAAAAATGCTTTCTTCGGATTAGCTTTTGCTGAGCAAGTTGCCAGTGAAAGAAATGATATTGTGTATTATGAGCTACGCCGTTTCTTTGACCTTCTCTTAAAGAACAATCCAAACATACTTGAGCTTTTAAACACACCCGAAAACTGTATTTTATACCGACATGAAATAATGGAACGCATTAAGCCTGATCTTTTTATATCAAAACTTTGTAATCAAACTTTTGCCGGATATGCTTTTTCCCAAATCAAAAAAGCTAGAAGTTTAAACAAAAAGATCTTTAATCCAATGGATAAGGCGCGCAAAACAGTTCTGGACTTCTGTTTTGTAATTGCGGGTAGTCAAACAGTCACATTGAATCATTGGTTAACCGAAAAGTATTATGATCAACGTGATTGTGCTCTGGTAAATATTTCACATGTTCAAAACATGTATGCGCTATTCCATAAATCTCAGTCGTCTGAATTAAAACCATTCGGTGTTTTTTCAGGAGAAAATGCAAATGATGTCTCATTAAGTTCTGTTCCGAAAGGATTAGAACCATTGGCGTTTTTGAGTTTCAATAAAGATGGCTATTCTGTTTATTGCAAAACCTATAAAGAATACTGGAGCTGTGTGGAGAACAGAAATGAAAACAGGTATCAAAACACGCTTGAAAATGGAAAGAACTACGACACAAAAAATATGATGCACACTTTCAGGTTATTGAACATGGCCGAAGAAATTGCAACAGAACAACAAATAAACGTACATCGAAAAGATCGCGAGTTTTTGTTTCGAATAAAAACAGGGGCATTTTCGTACGAAGAATTACTAAAAATGGCTTCCGAAAAGGTACAAAAAATAGAAGACCTGTTTAGAAAGTCCTCCTTGCCTAACTGCCCCGACGAAGGCAAAGTCAATGAACTTCTGGTGTCTATCAGGAACGATCTTTACTAG
- a CDS encoding nucleotidyltransferase domain-containing protein: protein MFTTIQQKLIELENLHKIKILYACESGSRAWGFESTDSDYDVRFIYLQQPEVYLEIDEPKDTLDIPINDVLDINGWDLRKALKLLRKSNMPLFEWLQSPVVYKQDAHFLNELKQLMPVYFSPRASMHHYLSMANNCFENDLQSKRVKLKKYFYTLRPLLAAQWIAEKNEFPPMEFSVLRTLVNDKNWDAAIDSLLVEKKAADEKSLTEQVPLLHSFITTGLENYKSVASTFDKSGYSTALLNQFFRKQLNGFSSGT from the coding sequence ATGTTTACTACTATACAACAAAAACTTATAGAACTTGAAAACTTACACAAGATAAAAATACTATACGCTTGTGAGTCGGGCAGCAGGGCATGGGGATTTGAATCTACCGATAGCGATTATGATGTTCGATTTATTTATCTACAGCAACCAGAAGTGTACTTAGAAATCGATGAGCCTAAAGACACACTTGATATTCCCATAAATGACGTTTTAGATATAAACGGATGGGATTTGAGAAAGGCTTTAAAGTTGCTTCGCAAATCAAACATGCCTTTATTTGAATGGCTTCAGTCGCCGGTTGTTTACAAGCAAGACGCCCATTTTTTAAACGAGCTAAAGCAGTTGATGCCTGTTTATTTTTCACCAAGAGCAAGTATGCATCATTACTTAAGTATGGCAAACAATTGCTTTGAAAATGATCTTCAGTCAAAAAGGGTTAAACTAAAAAAATACTTTTACACATTACGACCCTTATTGGCAGCTCAGTGGATTGCTGAGAAAAATGAATTTCCTCCAATGGAGTTTTCCGTATTGCGAACATTGGTAAATGACAAAAACTGGGATGCGGCAATTGATAGTTTGTTGGTGGAAAAGAAAGCTGCGGATGAAAAATCGTTAACCGAACAGGTACCACTACTGCACTCATTTATAACTACAGGGCTTGAAAATTATAAGTCTGTTGCTTCCACATTTGACAAGAGTGGCTATTCAACAGCTCTTTTAAATCAATTTTTTAGAAAACAATTGAATGGATTTTCATCAGGTACATAA
- the yiaA gene encoding inner membrane protein YiaA has protein sequence MNQKPSVAFVGASWAALIIGLVSYNIGLWNADTNDLALSEKGYYFTLMMYGLFSAISVQKSVRDKAEGIPVTPIYYGLSWFSVLLSILLLVVGLMNASLTLSEKGFYGMAFLLTLFAAIAVQKNTRDLAKFEEAEKAQRTV, from the coding sequence ATGAATCAAAAACCATCAGTTGCCTTTGTTGGTGCTTCGTGGGCCGCTTTAATAATCGGACTTGTAAGCTACAATATTGGTTTATGGAACGCAGATACCAACGATCTGGCTTTAAGCGAAAAAGGGTATTATTTTACATTGATGATGTATGGACTGTTTTCAGCGATTTCTGTTCAGAAAAGCGTTCGCGATAAAGCAGAGGGTATTCCTGTAACTCCAATTTATTATGGGTTAAGTTGGTTCTCGGTTCTTCTTTCCATTTTGTTACTTGTTGTTGGATTAATGAACGCATCACTAACATTAAGCGAAAAAGGGTTTTACGGAATGGCCTTCTTATTAACACTTTTTGCAGCTATCGCAGTTCAAAAGAACACGCGCGATTTGGCAAAATTTGAAGAAGCAGAAAAAGCACAACGGACAGTTTAA
- a CDS encoding thiamine phosphate synthase, whose translation MFKLFVISPEETKNHEAKIFTSLLNEGVHYIYLRKRADYSIDAIKELVENIPVDLHPRIIVSSSHYTLKREFAVQLHLKGIDRNKLAVGNNWFSTSVHSVNDWLNLKEQYNYTFLSPVFNSISKANYYSAFNLRELTKEIRQHKFEKDNLSKLVALGGIDAESITKLKNSGFDGAAILGSIWQSKDPVEAFKQIRKALNEAFQE comes from the coding sequence ATGTTTAAACTGTTTGTCATTAGTCCGGAAGAAACTAAAAATCATGAAGCCAAGATTTTTACCAGTTTGCTGAATGAGGGCGTTCATTATATTTACTTGCGGAAACGAGCAGATTATTCAATTGATGCAATAAAAGAACTAGTGGAAAACATTCCTGTTGACCTTCATCCACGGATTATTGTTAGCAGTTCGCATTACACCTTGAAAAGAGAGTTTGCTGTACAATTACATTTGAAAGGTATCGACAGAAATAAATTAGCTGTGGGGAATAACTGGTTTTCTACCTCAGTACATTCTGTTAACGATTGGCTCAACTTGAAAGAACAGTATAATTATACCTTTTTAAGCCCGGTGTTTAACAGCATTAGCAAAGCAAATTATTATTCAGCATTCAATCTAAGGGAGCTGACAAAAGAAATTCGCCAACATAAATTCGAAAAAGATAATCTATCAAAACTGGTCGCATTAGGAGGGATAGATGCAGAATCCATCACTAAACTAAAAAACTCAGGGTTTGACGGAGCAGCTATTCTTGGATCGATTTGGCAAAGTAAAGATCCTGTTGAGGCGTTTAAGCAGATAAGGAAAGCCTTGAACGAGGCCTTTCAGGAGTAA
- the moeB gene encoding HesA/MoeB/ThiF family protein has translation MKRYSRHLLLEEMGRSGQQKLQQARVLVVGAGGLGCPALQYLAAAGVGHIGIIDGDEVDESNLQRQILFSPHDVGKKKAEIAKRQLLHQNPLITVAAYPFLLDEKNATDLIAAYDLVLDGCDNFTTRYLVNDACVITGKPFVSGAVFKFEGQLSVFNYRNGPTYRCLYPEPGDIATCSEVGVLATLTGIIGTMMATEAIKIISEKGLVLSGKLLVADALSMNFNQFEFESNPANQKISTLGPSLSSNCSIPFEITKDQLNLLNDYLLVDVRSAEEFVLNNNGGINIPLATLLDKTDELPHDKPIICSCRSGIQSVVAVQFLKEVGFQNAFSLKKN, from the coding sequence ATGAAACGATACAGTCGACATTTGCTTTTGGAAGAAATGGGACGTTCTGGGCAACAAAAACTTCAACAGGCGCGAGTTCTGGTTGTTGGGGCCGGAGGCCTGGGTTGCCCCGCATTGCAATACCTCGCAGCCGCAGGAGTGGGGCATATTGGCATTATTGATGGCGATGAAGTAGATGAAAGCAATCTCCAACGCCAGATTTTATTTTCGCCACATGATGTAGGAAAGAAAAAAGCTGAAATTGCTAAACGGCAGTTGCTACATCAAAATCCTCTTATCACTGTTGCTGCCTATCCATTTTTGCTTGATGAGAAAAACGCAACGGATCTTATTGCAGCCTATGACTTAGTGTTGGATGGCTGCGATAACTTCACGACGCGTTATTTAGTTAATGACGCTTGTGTAATAACCGGGAAGCCTTTTGTTTCAGGAGCTGTATTTAAGTTTGAAGGGCAGTTAAGCGTTTTTAATTATCGCAACGGACCAACATACCGTTGCCTGTACCCCGAACCTGGAGACATTGCCACATGCAGCGAAGTTGGTGTGTTAGCTACATTGACCGGAATTATTGGAACAATGATGGCAACCGAAGCTATTAAAATCATAAGTGAAAAGGGCCTGGTATTATCAGGGAAATTGTTAGTTGCAGATGCTTTATCCATGAATTTTAATCAATTTGAATTTGAAAGCAATCCGGCGAACCAAAAGATTTCCACTTTGGGACCTTCATTGTCATCTAACTGCAGCATTCCTTTTGAGATTACAAAAGATCAACTTAATCTGTTAAATGATTATTTGTTAGTTGATGTTCGGTCTGCAGAAGAGTTTGTGCTAAACAACAACGGCGGAATAAATATTCCGTTAGCTACCCTTTTAGATAAAACTGATGAACTTCCACACGATAAGCCGATTATTTGTAGTTGCCGGTCGGGAATTCAAAGTGTCGTTGCCGTTCAGTTCTTAAAAGAGGTTGGATTTCAGAATGCTTTTTCTTTAAAAAAGAATTGA
- the thiH gene encoding 2-iminoacetate synthase ThiH, which yields MFTELFTNYNWEAIKATIYSKTERDVLAAIQSPKRDLNDFMALISPAAQPFLEQMATLSHRLTQKRFGKTIQMYIPLYLSNECQNICTYCGFSYHNKIKRRTLSDGEIMLEAAAIKAMGFDHVLLVTGEANQTVGVDYLKNAVRLLKPLFSHISIEVQPLEQEEYMLLIDEGIDAVLVYQETYHKDDYKLHHPKGKKSNFDYRIETPDRLGAAGILKIGLGVLIGLEDWRVDSFFTALHLSYLEKTYWKTKYSISFPRLRPAEGILEPKVIMNDKELVQLICAYRLFNEEVELSLSTRESEKFRNSAIKLGITAISAASKTNPGGYVVAPQSLEQFEISDEREANEMAAIIQKAGYEAVWKDWDKAL from the coding sequence ATGTTCACCGAATTATTCACGAATTATAATTGGGAAGCTATTAAAGCCACTATTTACTCAAAAACCGAGCGAGACGTATTGGCGGCCATTCAAAGTCCCAAGCGGGATCTTAATGATTTCATGGCTTTGATCTCTCCTGCGGCTCAGCCCTTTTTAGAGCAAATGGCCACCTTAAGTCATCGGCTAACACAAAAGCGTTTTGGCAAAACCATCCAGATGTACATTCCGCTCTACTTATCGAATGAATGTCAGAACATTTGCACTTATTGTGGGTTTAGCTACCATAATAAAATAAAAAGAAGAACGCTTTCCGATGGAGAAATCATGTTAGAAGCCGCGGCTATTAAAGCCATGGGCTTCGATCATGTTTTATTGGTGACGGGTGAGGCCAACCAAACGGTAGGTGTCGACTATTTAAAAAATGCCGTCAGATTACTGAAACCTCTGTTTTCGCATATTTCTATAGAGGTTCAGCCATTAGAGCAGGAAGAATACATGCTTTTGATTGACGAAGGTATTGATGCAGTACTTGTTTACCAAGAAACGTATCATAAAGACGACTATAAACTGCATCATCCCAAAGGAAAAAAATCAAACTTCGATTACCGGATCGAAACACCGGATCGCTTAGGTGCTGCTGGCATTCTCAAGATTGGACTCGGTGTTTTAATCGGTTTAGAAGATTGGCGGGTAGATAGTTTTTTTACCGCCTTACATCTTTCTTACCTGGAAAAAACTTATTGGAAAACAAAGTACAGCATTTCTTTTCCCCGGCTACGACCAGCAGAAGGTATTTTAGAACCCAAAGTAATTATGAACGACAAGGAGTTGGTTCAATTGATCTGTGCCTACCGTCTTTTTAATGAAGAAGTGGAACTTTCCCTCTCTACACGAGAGTCTGAAAAATTCAGAAATAGTGCAATAAAGTTAGGTATCACCGCTATCAGCGCGGCTTCCAAAACAAATCCCGGAGGATACGTTGTGGCGCCTCAATCACTTGAACAATTTGAAATTTCTGATGAAAGAGAGGCGAACGAAATGGCAGCGATAATTCAAAAAGCCGGGTACGAAGCTGTTTGGAAAGATTGGGATAAAGCATTGTAA
- a CDS encoding thiazole synthase: MNKLKIADRIFSSRLFTGTGKFNSARQMEEALIASGSELVTVALKRVDITNNDDDLLAHLNHPSINLLPNTSGVRTAKEAVYAAQLAREALQTNWIKLEIHPDPKYLMPDAIETLKAAEELVKEGFVVLPYIHADPVLCKRLEEKGVQAVMPLGSPIGSNKGLKTIDFLQIIIEQSNLPVIVDAGIGTPSHAAAAMEIGADAVLVNTAIAVAGDPVNMAKAFKLAVEAGRMAYEARLATSGQHAIASSPLTSFLDE; this comes from the coding sequence ATGAATAAACTAAAAATAGCCGACCGGATTTTTTCATCTCGTTTATTCACCGGCACCGGAAAATTTAACTCAGCTCGTCAAATGGAAGAAGCGCTTATAGCTTCAGGGTCTGAATTAGTGACCGTAGCTCTTAAGCGGGTGGATATAACCAATAATGATGACGATCTTCTTGCACACTTGAATCATCCTTCGATCAACTTGCTGCCTAACACTTCGGGCGTTCGAACAGCTAAAGAAGCTGTTTATGCTGCGCAACTGGCTCGTGAAGCATTGCAAACGAATTGGATCAAACTCGAAATTCATCCGGACCCTAAATACCTGATGCCTGATGCAATAGAAACCTTAAAAGCTGCGGAAGAATTGGTAAAAGAAGGTTTTGTGGTCTTGCCATACATTCATGCCGATCCGGTTCTATGCAAAAGATTGGAAGAAAAAGGTGTTCAGGCAGTCATGCCGTTAGGATCACCCATTGGCAGTAATAAAGGCCTTAAAACAATCGACTTTCTTCAAATCATCATTGAACAAAGCAATCTACCGGTGATCGTTGATGCTGGGATTGGCACTCCGTCACATGCAGCAGCTGCTATGGAAATTGGCGCAGATGCTGTATTAGTAAACACAGCCATTGCTGTCGCCGGCGACCCGGTTAACATGGCAAAAGCATTTAAGCTAGCCGTTGAGGCCGGACGAATGGCTTACGAAGCCCGGTTGGCAACCTCAGGGCAACACGCAATTGCAAGCAGTCCGTTAACCTCTTTTTTAGACGAGTAA
- a CDS encoding thiamine phosphate synthase, producing the protein MKIDKLQYICTTAAQAEDACRSGIKWIQLRLKNTPFPEWKQVALDIQAVCKKYGATFIVNDHVHLAKEINADGVHLGKEDMPPAEAREILGDAFIIGSTANTIEDIEQLTVALPDYIGLGPYRFTSTKEKLSPILGLNGYQTILKRCEERKIHIPVIAIGGLQPEDLPDLMKTGVWGIAVSGTITHAENREVLIKKLLALSTTTELLTVHPSETPTT; encoded by the coding sequence ATGAAAATAGATAAACTTCAATATATCTGCACTACTGCTGCGCAAGCGGAAGATGCTTGCCGTTCAGGAATAAAATGGATCCAGTTGAGATTAAAAAACACTCCGTTCCCCGAATGGAAGCAGGTAGCATTGGACATTCAGGCGGTTTGTAAAAAATACGGGGCTACATTTATAGTTAATGATCATGTGCATTTGGCGAAAGAGATAAATGCCGATGGGGTTCATTTAGGAAAAGAAGACATGCCTCCTGCTGAAGCCAGGGAAATATTGGGAGATGCATTCATCATTGGTTCCACAGCTAATACGATCGAAGATATTGAACAATTAACTGTTGCCCTGCCCGATTATATCGGCCTGGGTCCGTACCGCTTTACCTCAACAAAAGAAAAATTAAGCCCGATACTTGGTTTAAACGGCTACCAAACAATTTTAAAGCGATGTGAAGAAAGAAAGATTCACATTCCGGTTATTGCCATTGGAGGATTGCAGCCCGAAGATCTTCCCGACCTTATGAAAACCGGAGTATGGGGTATTGCTGTTTCAGGAACCATTACCCATGCTGAAAACAGGGAGGTACTAATTAAAAAATTGCTTGCGCTGTCCACTACAACAGAATTGTTAACTGTCCATCCTTCCGAAACTCCAACAACATGA
- the thiC gene encoding phosphomethylpyrimidine synthase ThiC → MNTPKNDKTIISREPISGSKKIYISGKLHTIKVPMREITLTDTITKNTFDTERIPNHPVTVYDTSGAYTDPAIDIDLKKGLPRLREQWILDRNDVEQLNSFSSDYTLRRMSDPALSNLQFDHIKKPYRAKQGASVTQMHYAKKGIITSEMEFIAIRENQRMDELFSSNNELWKQHKGQTFGANIQPSFITPEFVRQEVALGRAIIPANINHPESEPMIIGRNFLVKINTNIGNSAITSSIEEEVDKAVWSFRWGGDTLMDLSTGKNIHETREWIIRNSPVPIGTVPIYQALEKVNGKAEDLTWELFRDTLIEQAEQGVDYFTIHAGVLLRYVPLTAKRVTGIVSRGGSIMAKWCLAHHKENFLYTHFEEICEIMKAYDVSFSLGDGLRPGSIADANDAAQFGELETLGELTKIAWKHDVQTMIEGPGHVPMHMIKANMDKQLAACNEAPFYTLGPLTTDIAPGYDHITSAIGAAMIGWFGTAMLCYVTPKEHLGLPNKKDVKDGIIAYKIAAHAADLAKGHPGAQYRDNALSKARFEFRWEDQFNLALDPDTAREFHDETLPAEGAKVAHFCSMCGPHFCSMKITQEVRDYAAANGLDEKEAVEQGMSEKSTTFKERGSELYL, encoded by the coding sequence ATGAATACGCCTAAAAACGACAAGACTATCATCTCTCGTGAACCGATATCTGGCTCCAAAAAGATCTATATTTCTGGCAAGCTTCACACTATAAAAGTGCCAATGCGTGAAATTACGCTGACCGACACAATCACTAAAAACACGTTTGACACGGAACGAATTCCTAATCATCCGGTCACTGTTTATGATACGAGTGGTGCCTATACTGACCCTGCAATCGATATCGATTTAAAAAAAGGATTACCTCGATTACGAGAACAATGGATACTGGATCGAAACGATGTGGAGCAACTTAACAGCTTTTCATCTGACTATACGCTACGCCGTATGAGTGACCCCGCTTTGTCGAACCTGCAGTTTGACCACATTAAAAAACCTTACCGGGCCAAACAAGGAGCAAGTGTTACCCAAATGCATTATGCTAAAAAGGGAATTATCACCTCTGAAATGGAATTCATCGCCATCCGGGAAAACCAACGCATGGATGAACTTTTCAGCAGCAACAATGAATTATGGAAACAACATAAAGGACAAACCTTTGGGGCAAACATTCAACCTTCCTTTATCACGCCTGAATTTGTTCGCCAAGAAGTAGCGCTTGGTCGGGCCATTATTCCGGCAAACATAAACCACCCGGAAAGCGAACCGATGATTATAGGAAGAAACTTCCTGGTAAAAATCAATACTAATATTGGCAACTCGGCGATTACTTCCAGCATTGAAGAAGAGGTAGATAAGGCTGTATGGAGTTTCCGATGGGGAGGAGATACGCTAATGGACCTGTCTACCGGAAAAAATATTCACGAAACCCGTGAATGGATCATTCGCAATAGTCCCGTTCCGATTGGAACTGTTCCTATTTACCAGGCCTTGGAAAAAGTGAACGGAAAAGCTGAAGACCTAACTTGGGAGTTATTCAGAGATACGTTGATTGAACAAGCAGAGCAAGGGGTGGACTATTTTACCATTCACGCCGGTGTATTGCTGCGGTATGTGCCATTAACAGCTAAACGTGTTACGGGTATTGTTTCCCGAGGAGGCAGTATTATGGCCAAATGGTGTTTAGCACATCACAAGGAGAACTTTCTTTATACCCATTTCGAAGAAATCTGTGAAATTATGAAAGCCTATGATGTGAGTTTTTCGCTTGGCGACGGACTTCGGCCCGGCAGCATTGCCGACGCCAATGATGCGGCGCAGTTTGGAGAACTGGAGACTTTGGGTGAGCTAACCAAAATTGCCTGGAAACATGATGTACAAACAATGATTGAAGGACCCGGTCATGTTCCTATGCACATGATCAAGGCTAACATGGACAAACAGCTTGCTGCTTGCAATGAAGCGCCGTTTTACACATTAGGGCCACTCACTACCGATATCGCTCCGGGTTATGACCATATCACATCGGCGATTGGTGCTGCGATGATCGGTTGGTTTGGTACCGCCATGTTGTGTTATGTAACACCTAAAGAACACTTGGGTTTACCTAACAAGAAAGATGTAAAAGACGGAATCATTGCCTACAAAATCGCCGCCCATGCAGCTGACCTGGCAAAAGGCCACCCGGGAGCACAATACCGCGACAATGCATTAAGTAAAGCTCGTTTTGAGTTCCGATGGGAAGATCAGTTTAATCTCGCCTTAGATCCGGATACGGCCCGAGAGTTTCATGATGAAACATTGCCGGCTGAAGGAGCAAAGGTCGCGCATTTCTGCTCTATGTGTGGACCACACTTTTGTTCAATGAAAATTACCCAGGAGGTTCGAGATTATGCTGCAGCAAATGGCCTGGATGAGAAAGAGGCTGTTGAGCAAGGGATGTCTGAAAAATCGACAACGTTTAAAGAAAGAGGAAGTGAATTGTATTTGTAA
- the thiS gene encoding sulfur carrier protein ThiS — translation MGNLTVFINNHPQTFDDPPASLSDLLTRLHLQEKKGIAVAINNSIILKPKWPEKFLSEGDRITIIQATQGG, via the coding sequence ATGGGAAATCTGACCGTTTTCATTAACAACCATCCTCAAACTTTTGATGATCCGCCGGCATCTTTAAGCGACTTGCTTACTCGTCTGCACTTGCAGGAGAAAAAAGGTATTGCCGTAGCCATTAACAATTCCATTATTCTTAAACCCAAATGGCCTGAAAAGTTTCTTTCAGAAGGGGATCGAATCACTATCATTCAAGCTACACAAGGAGGATAA
- a CDS encoding RtcB family protein, with amino-acid sequence MGKLRITGKDLRSIGFPEGRCVQIAINDLPNRFKKVSHYAVLDLLKPVVENPFDFLEDERFAVTAAALIEQHQYDLKKSATRHAEVSEELLNKLRSLRNENVKGLNEEKVDYPLYGKEFIEQGAINQMEIAVRLPVTVAGALMPDAHQGYGLPIGGVLATENAVIPYGVGVDIGCRMCLSIYDLPAGLVSDQKDHLKTILDKNTLFGAGQEFKNNKDHEVLDNKAFNENPLLKSLQMKAAKQLGSSGSGNHFVEFGIVEITDPNNEFKIPVGNYLSALSHSGSRGLGATIANHYTKVAMQKCVLPQDAKHLAWLDLNTQEGQEYWIAMNLAGDYASACHHRIHEKMAEALGEHPIAVIENHHNFAWKETWNGKEVITHRKGATPAGKNVLGIIPGSMTAPGFIVRGKGNETSINSASHGAGRRLSRTQAEKSITRPELNKLLTDEGITLIGGGLDENPRAYKDIRDVMKAQTDLVEVLGLFYPKIVKMDT; translated from the coding sequence ATGGGAAAATTAAGAATTACAGGAAAAGACCTACGTTCCATTGGATTTCCGGAGGGACGTTGTGTTCAAATCGCTATAAATGATCTGCCAAACAGATTCAAAAAAGTTTCGCACTATGCGGTGCTAGACTTGTTGAAACCGGTTGTTGAAAACCCGTTTGATTTCCTGGAGGATGAACGCTTTGCTGTTACGGCTGCTGCGTTGATCGAACAGCATCAATACGATCTTAAAAAATCAGCGACCCGACATGCGGAGGTTTCAGAAGAGCTGCTGAACAAGCTTCGCTCTTTAAGAAATGAAAATGTTAAAGGCCTAAATGAAGAAAAAGTCGATTATCCATTATATGGCAAGGAATTCATTGAACAAGGTGCCATCAACCAAATGGAAATCGCGGTTCGCCTGCCTGTTACTGTTGCCGGAGCTTTAATGCCCGATGCTCATCAAGGCTATGGTTTGCCAATCGGCGGCGTTTTGGCCACTGAAAATGCAGTTATTCCATACGGTGTTGGTGTTGATATAGGGTGTCGTATGTGCTTAAGCATTTATGATCTTCCTGCAGGATTGGTTTCGGACCAAAAGGATCATTTAAAAACCATTTTGGACAAGAACACGCTTTTTGGCGCCGGACAAGAGTTTAAAAACAACAAAGATCATGAAGTGTTGGATAACAAGGCTTTTAATGAAAACCCTTTGTTAAAATCTTTACAGATGAAAGCAGCCAAACAGTTGGGCTCTTCGGGTTCGGGTAATCACTTTGTGGAATTCGGTATTGTTGAAATTACTGATCCTAATAATGAATTTAAAATTCCGGTCGGAAATTATTTGTCGGCTTTGTCGCATTCAGGTTCACGCGGACTGGGGGCAACCATTGCCAACCATTATACGAAAGTGGCCATGCAAAAATGTGTGCTTCCTCAAGATGCAAAACACCTGGCATGGTTAGACCTGAATACACAAGAAGGACAGGAATACTGGATCGCGATGAACCTTGCAGGTGATTATGCCTCTGCCTGTCATCATCGTATCCATGAAAAAATGGCTGAAGCTTTAGGAGAACACCCAATAGCTGTGATTGAGAATCACCATAATTTTGCGTGGAAAGAAACATGGAACGGAAAAGAGGTGATCACACATCGTAAAGGGGCCACGCCTGCCGGTAAAAACGTACTAGGAATTATTCCGGGCTCGATGACAGCACCCGGTTTTATTGTCCGTGGAAAAGGTAATGAAACCTCAATCAATTCAGCTTCTCATGGAGCCGGACGTCGTTTATCACGCACACAAGCGGAAAAATCGATTACCCGTCCTGAACTCAATAAATTATTGACGGATGAGGGCATTACGCTTATCGGGGGCGGTTTAGATGAAAACCCTCGCGCCTATAAAGACATTCGGGATGTGATGAAAGCGCAAACCGATCTGGTAGAAGTATTGGGATTATTCTATCCAAAAATTGTTAAAATGGATACGTAA